From Methanobacterium petrolearium, a single genomic window includes:
- a CDS encoding phenylacetate--CoA ligase family protein, with product MIKYNNDYKKVSKLRKTEEFSEFQEMMVKKLLNHASENVEYYKTLLESENSDEFGVDSIHNLPILTKAIIRENFEKLRSKDYNNRTWFYVTSGGSTGEPLKIMQDDQTIRWSNIGHFYYCNEMLGVDEPRVKKVILWGNERDVFGQRTSLQKRLFQKVTKTLLLNCYLMTEENMARYINTINSYKPEFIRGYASCLYELCKFAEEKNMPLHAPNYIESTSENLSNPMRETIESTFGTKVSDFYGSRELSSIAGECEQGNLHLFTFKNYVEILDRDDKPVKTGEEGRVVVTDLSNYSMPLIRYEIGDMAILGKKKCECGNPLPTLEKVVGRITDSFVLKNGTIVPAEYFTQLIGVYCNKGLIEKFQVLQEDYDLVRIKAVAYPGFNVSEEKEIEHKIKLVMGKNCKTIWEYVEDISKTRSGKYLFTQSHVN from the coding sequence ATGATTAAATACAATAACGATTATAAAAAAGTCTCTAAACTTCGCAAAACAGAAGAATTTTCAGAGTTTCAAGAAATGATGGTGAAAAAATTACTCAACCATGCATCTGAAAATGTTGAATATTATAAAACACTTTTAGAATCTGAAAACTCTGATGAATTTGGTGTTGACAGTATCCATAACCTGCCCATATTAACAAAGGCAATAATACGTGAAAACTTTGAAAAACTAAGATCTAAAGATTACAACAACAGAACCTGGTTTTATGTCACATCTGGAGGCTCTACAGGTGAACCACTTAAGATAATGCAGGATGATCAGACCATCAGATGGAGCAACATCGGACATTTTTATTACTGTAATGAGATGTTGGGTGTTGATGAGCCCAGAGTTAAAAAGGTGATACTCTGGGGAAATGAAAGGGATGTTTTTGGCCAGAGAACATCACTCCAAAAACGGTTATTCCAGAAAGTTACCAAAACCCTCCTTTTAAATTGTTACCTGATGACTGAAGAGAATATGGCCAGATATATAAACACCATCAACTCTTACAAACCTGAATTTATACGTGGATATGCCAGCTGTTTATATGAATTATGTAAATTTGCCGAAGAAAAGAACATGCCGTTACACGCTCCTAATTACATTGAAAGTACTTCAGAAAATTTAAGCAACCCCATGAGGGAAACAATTGAATCAACATTTGGAACCAAAGTTTCTGATTTTTATGGATCTCGTGAGTTAAGTAGCATTGCCGGGGAATGTGAACAGGGTAATTTGCACTTATTTACCTTTAAAAATTATGTGGAAATATTGGACAGGGATGATAAACCTGTGAAAACAGGTGAAGAAGGAAGAGTTGTGGTTACGGATTTATCAAATTATTCCATGCCCCTAATTCGATATGAGATTGGTGACATGGCCATACTTGGAAAAAAGAAATGTGAATGCGGAAACCCATTACCCACCCTTGAAAAAGTGGTGGGGAGAATAACGGATAGTTTTGTCCTGAAAAACGGCACAATTGTGCCTGCAGAATATTTCACACAACTTATCGGGGTTTACTGTAACAAAGGGCTTATTGAGAAGTTCCAGGTTCTACAGGAAGATTATGATTTGGTCAGAATCAAAGCAGTTGCTTATCCGGGTTTCAATGTTTCAGAGGAAAAAGAGATAGAACACAAGATTAAACTGGTCATGGGGAAAAACTGTAAAACCATCTGGGAGTATGTTGAGGATATATCCAAAACCAGAAGTGGAAAATATTTGTTTACACAATCCCATGTTAATTAG
- a CDS encoding glycosyltransferase: MKILQICQSFYPCFASGGVVRSVYELSNRLVEQGHDVTVYTTDGCTQRLEGDNHTTVDVGGIKVFYLKNLSNSLKLKFKISNPYYLPFRAKKDLKEFDVVHIHEYRSFLSVSIHHYAKKYGVPYVLQARGSVMPFFAKTRMKKVFDQLWGREILNDAKVVLALTPVESQQYEKMGVDPDKIRIIPNGIDTSIQNMVSSGNFRKDYSLNNDEKIILFLGRLHKIKGIDLLVEAFNDLVTELDEVRLVIAGPDDGCLRFLEKMVKDYEIEDKVLFTGPLYDNKKYEAYIDADVYVLPSRYETFPNTVLESAIFRTPVIVTDRCGIADLVEDNMGLVVKWDKESLKEGICSLIMDEKRGNEFGDKGKFFVSENLDSTIVARKIENLYKSIIKN; encoded by the coding sequence ATGAAGATTCTCCAAATTTGCCAATCATTTTATCCTTGTTTTGCTTCGGGGGGTGTTGTAAGATCTGTATACGAACTTTCAAATCGATTAGTTGAACAGGGACATGATGTTACAGTTTACACCACTGATGGTTGTACTCAAAGACTTGAAGGTGACAACCACACAACAGTTGATGTTGGAGGTATAAAAGTATTTTATCTTAAAAATCTTTCAAATTCATTAAAACTGAAATTTAAAATATCAAATCCCTATTATTTACCTTTTAGGGCTAAAAAAGATTTAAAAGAATTTGATGTTGTTCATATTCATGAGTATCGTAGTTTTCTTTCCGTTTCTATTCATCATTATGCAAAGAAGTATGGTGTCCCTTATGTTTTACAGGCCAGAGGGTCTGTAATGCCTTTTTTTGCAAAAACCCGAATGAAAAAAGTTTTCGACCAGCTATGGGGCCGTGAGATTTTAAACGATGCTAAAGTGGTTTTAGCGTTAACTCCGGTTGAATCACAGCAGTACGAAAAAATGGGTGTAGATCCTGACAAAATAAGAATAATTCCAAATGGAATTGACACATCCATCCAGAACATGGTTAGCTCGGGAAATTTCAGAAAAGATTATTCCTTAAACAATGATGAGAAGATAATTCTATTTTTGGGTCGTTTACACAAAATAAAAGGCATTGATTTACTTGTTGAAGCATTTAATGATCTAGTAACAGAATTAGATGAGGTTCGACTTGTTATTGCAGGACCTGATGATGGATGCTTAAGATTTTTGGAAAAAATGGTCAAAGATTATGAAATTGAGGATAAAGTACTCTTCACAGGCCCTTTATATGATAATAAGAAATATGAAGCATATATTGATGCGGATGTTTATGTATTACCTTCACGGTATGAAACTTTTCCAAACACTGTGTTAGAATCTGCTATTTTCCGAACACCAGTTATTGTTACTGATCGGTGTGGGATAGCTGATTTGGTTGAAGATAACATGGGTTTAGTTGTTAAATGGGACAAAGAAAGTTTGAAAGAGGGAATATGTTCTCTGATAATGGATGAAAAGAGGGGTAATGAATTTGGGGATAAAGGAAAATTTTTTGTCAGTGAAAATTTAGATTCAACAATTGTAGCTAGAAAGATTGAAAACCTATACAAATCTATTATAAAAAATTAG
- a CDS encoding Coenzyme F420 hydrogenase/dehydrogenase, beta subunit C-terminal domain, protein MITKISEVIENGLCCNCGACEGICKTDAIELRIDHQKKEYTPVIDETKCNNCNLCYAVCPGHCVNYHELNEFFFKKQPSDVLIGNYLNCYLGYVSDDNVRFNSSSGGLVTGVLIYALDKGIIDGALVTRMSKENPLEPEPFIAKTPEEIMEASQSKYCPVPVCKLLKEILASDYNKLAVVGLPCHIQGIKNAEMINKVFREKIVLNIGIFCSHNDNFWQTTSLLDRWGIKPGEVHEIHYRGEGWPGNMTVKLKNGEKKSIPYSRALSQHVLWINAIHRCLFCPDLTAELSDMSFGDPWIPEIMENETKGQSLVVCRTKKAEKILSEALSDGYIHLSNLSSEMVKKSGYMMESKKKDIKVRLLIRRLFGKKLPEYKTPLQRPGFKNYLRAIFVYFQVVLSSKRSLQGFMVKLSLLETKLLGGK, encoded by the coding sequence ATGATCACTAAAATTTCTGAAGTTATAGAAAATGGTTTATGCTGCAATTGTGGCGCCTGTGAAGGGATATGCAAGACTGATGCCATTGAACTTCGAATTGATCATCAAAAAAAAGAATATACTCCAGTTATTGATGAAACTAAATGCAATAACTGTAACCTGTGTTATGCAGTATGTCCGGGCCATTGTGTAAATTATCACGAGTTAAATGAGTTCTTTTTTAAAAAACAGCCATCAGATGTACTCATAGGAAATTACCTAAACTGTTACTTGGGATATGTTTCAGATGATAATGTTAGATTTAACTCTTCTAGTGGAGGTTTAGTTACAGGGGTCTTGATATATGCTCTGGATAAAGGCATCATTGATGGGGCATTGGTAACGCGAATGAGTAAAGAAAATCCTCTTGAGCCAGAACCATTTATAGCAAAAACTCCTGAAGAAATCATGGAAGCTTCTCAATCCAAATATTGTCCAGTTCCAGTTTGTAAATTATTAAAAGAGATATTAGCTTCTGATTATAATAAATTAGCAGTCGTAGGTTTACCATGTCATATTCAGGGTATTAAAAATGCAGAAATGATAAATAAAGTTTTCAGAGAAAAAATCGTTTTAAATATAGGTATTTTCTGTTCACATAATGATAATTTCTGGCAAACAACTTCATTACTGGATAGGTGGGGTATCAAACCAGGAGAGGTTCATGAAATTCATTACCGTGGAGAGGGTTGGCCTGGGAACATGACTGTTAAATTAAAAAATGGTGAAAAGAAGAGTATTCCATATTCACGAGCACTTTCTCAACACGTTCTATGGATTAATGCCATTCACAGATGTCTTTTCTGCCCTGATTTGACTGCAGAATTATCAGACATGTCATTTGGAGATCCATGGATACCTGAAATAATGGAAAATGAAACTAAAGGCCAATCTCTTGTTGTATGCAGGACCAAAAAAGCAGAAAAGATCCTGTCTGAAGCACTTTCTGATGGTTATATCCATCTGAGTAATTTAAGCTCGGAAATGGTTAAAAAATCAGGTTATATGATGGAATCTAAGAAGAAGGATATTAAAGTTCGTCTTTTAATCCGAAGACTTTTTGGTAAAAAACTCCCTGAGTATAAAACTCCATTACAAAGACCCGGTTTTAAAAACTATTTAAGAGCAATTTTCGTGTATTTTCAAGTTGTTTTATCTTCAAAAAGATCATTACAGGGGTTTATGGTTAAACTATCACTTCTTGAAACAAAGCTTCTTGGAGGTAAATAA
- a CDS encoding polysaccharide pyruvyl transferase family protein — protein sequence MIKCLNETIPDSQVTVLHRYFDLNNTDLKRLGLKYPRVNIKEHPWFQERSSFLTTGFYFIFNALFFKILNKKKLLSEYDVLVDLNFIEPEKLVDKFALMIFIGVLFTLLSLKNTLSCDKPVVVCSATIGPYGNLFNKLAKNYLNKVDLITYREAYSQKYVDALGVKLPKKVLTGDLAFLMDPIKKEDIKQIASKLNINCDDSFIGITPAAMANSNFSEEINVKLLLDISNFIIKETDYNLIFMANTYQDVELQEKIYSAVDNQDRVLSLPFEYSASETKSIISLCDFFICSRFHALVASTSLGVPSIGLVSYSYNKFHGILGEMMGQDEYLLDIDENFNYETFLANFKSKILDVSQNKFEIAADLKKKEKLLKKQVLLNGKLIQDILRSN from the coding sequence ATGATAAAATGTTTAAATGAAACCATTCCTGACTCTCAGGTAACAGTTCTCCACAGATATTTTGACTTGAATAACACTGACTTAAAAAGGCTTGGTCTTAAGTATCCACGTGTTAACATCAAGGAACATCCCTGGTTTCAGGAGCGGAGTTCATTTTTAACCACAGGATTCTATTTTATTTTTAACGCTCTTTTTTTTAAAATTCTGAATAAAAAAAAATTATTGTCCGAATATGATGTTTTAGTTGATTTAAATTTCATAGAACCAGAAAAATTAGTTGATAAATTTGCTTTAATGATTTTTATAGGTGTTTTATTTACTTTACTCAGTTTAAAAAATACTTTGAGTTGTGATAAACCTGTTGTGGTATGTTCTGCAACAATAGGGCCTTATGGAAATTTATTTAATAAATTAGCTAAAAATTATCTTAATAAAGTAGATTTAATTACATATAGGGAGGCATACAGTCAGAAATATGTTGATGCTTTGGGTGTTAAGTTGCCTAAAAAAGTTTTGACTGGAGATCTCGCATTTTTAATGGATCCAATTAAAAAGGAAGACATCAAACAGATAGCATCAAAGTTAAATATAAACTGTGATGATTCTTTTATTGGAATAACCCCTGCAGCTATGGCTAACTCTAACTTTAGTGAAGAAATTAATGTTAAACTGCTATTGGACATTAGTAATTTTATTATAAAAGAAACAGATTACAACTTGATATTTATGGCCAACACTTATCAGGATGTGGAACTACAGGAAAAAATATATTCTGCTGTTGATAATCAAGATAGGGTTTTATCACTACCTTTCGAATATAGTGCTTCAGAAACAAAGAGCATAATCAGTTTATGCGATTTTTTCATATGTTCAAGGTTCCATGCTCTGGTTGCTTCCACATCACTGGGAGTGCCAAGTATTGGTTTAGTCTCATATAGTTATAATAAGTTTCATGGGATACTGGGTGAAATGATGGGTCAGGATGAATATTTACTGGATATTGATGAAAATTTTAATTATGAAACATTTTTAGCCAATTTCAAATCTAAAATCCTTGATGTTTCACAAAATAAATTCGAAATAGCGGCTGATTTAAAGAAAAAAGAAAAACTTCTTAAAAAGCAGGTTTTACTCAATGGGAAACTTATTCAAGACATTTTAAGGAGCAATTAA
- a CDS encoding sugar phosphate nucleotidyltransferase, translating into MIAVILAAGMGERLMPLTRDKPKTLLEINNTTIIERMVKNCLNNQIKEYLVVVGHNQEKVAKECHQLAQKYDVTFSIVENLKYNKTNTGVSTYLAVQKLKNKDFIIINGDNVFDEKIIENLLKSKSTAMIIDNYKQLNQESFKISIKGSIIKDMGKQIDIESSSGEFIGISKVASGDVELFGQILLRLTQEDPQQYYDIAYVELSRKSKVDFVYTNGLKWTEIDDINDFNYAKSVFVE; encoded by the coding sequence ATGATTGCAGTGATACTGGCAGCGGGTATGGGGGAAAGATTAATGCCCCTAACCAGAGACAAACCTAAAACACTTCTTGAGATCAACAACACCACCATAATCGAAAGAATGGTCAAAAACTGTCTCAACAATCAAATTAAAGAATACCTGGTTGTAGTGGGCCATAACCAGGAAAAAGTCGCCAAAGAATGTCATCAGCTAGCCCAGAAATATGATGTAACCTTCTCCATAGTTGAAAACCTAAAATACAATAAAACCAACACCGGTGTTTCCACCTACCTGGCAGTGCAAAAATTAAAAAATAAGGATTTCATCATTATAAACGGAGACAATGTCTTTGATGAGAAGATAATAGAAAATCTCTTAAAAAGCAAATCCACCGCTATGATCATAGACAACTACAAACAATTAAACCAGGAATCCTTCAAGATCAGTATAAAGGGTTCAATTATTAAGGACATGGGAAAACAGATCGATATTGAAAGTTCCAGTGGCGAATTCATAGGTATATCCAAAGTTGCCAGTGGTGATGTGGAATTGTTTGGCCAAATTCTCCTCAGACTCACCCAGGAAGATCCCCAACAATACTATGACATCGCCTATGTAGAGTTAAGCCGAAAATCAAAAGTGGACTTCGTTTACACCAACGGACTCAAATGGACTGAAATCGATGATATAAACGATTTCAATTATGCTAAATCGGTTTTCGTGGAATGA
- a CDS encoding NAD(P)H-dependent glycerol-3-phosphate dehydrogenase → MIDKVSVIGAGSLGTAIAQLVSNNAEKVYLYVKRIEVVEDILYTRRNLQYYPNTLLASNIEPKYKYEPDLHPDIIFFCVPSSAVRTVASEAKKMIGSDTILVSAAKGIEYPSGKTMSQIIYEETGKHPVILSGPNFASEIIMNKPTVTTIASKEPKVNEKVKNALTTEEFAVDTTSDVIGSEMCSILKNISAIAYGICEGMNLNENARFAVLNKAFLENKEIITKLGGDPSTVDGYCGLGDMALTSISSQSRNHTMGILYGQKISIDEKSSSILFEGKKSVLAVKEICKKNNINMDIIVFVNAVLNHQKSPEIAFIELWRKMV, encoded by the coding sequence TTGATTGATAAAGTTTCTGTGATTGGAGCCGGTAGTCTGGGAACAGCGATAGCTCAGCTTGTATCAAATAATGCAGAAAAGGTATATTTGTATGTGAAAAGAATAGAAGTCGTGGAAGATATTCTGTACACCCGACGTAACCTGCAATACTATCCTAACACCCTGCTTGCCAGTAACATTGAACCTAAATATAAATACGAACCAGACCTTCATCCGGATATAATCTTCTTCTGTGTACCCTCATCTGCTGTACGAACAGTTGCTTCTGAAGCTAAAAAGATGATAGGCTCTGATACCATCCTGGTGAGTGCAGCCAAGGGCATTGAATACCCTTCCGGGAAAACCATGAGCCAGATCATATACGAAGAGACTGGAAAACACCCAGTAATATTATCAGGACCCAACTTCGCCTCGGAAATTATCATGAACAAGCCAACAGTCACCACCATAGCTTCAAAGGAACCCAAAGTTAATGAAAAAGTTAAAAATGCTCTGACAACCGAAGAATTCGCGGTTGACACCACCAGTGACGTGATTGGAAGTGAAATGTGTAGCATCCTGAAAAACATCAGTGCCATTGCTTACGGTATCTGCGAGGGAATGAACCTCAATGAGAACGCCAGATTCGCAGTTCTCAACAAGGCTTTCCTTGAAAACAAAGAAATAATAACCAAACTTGGGGGAGATCCCAGCACAGTTGATGGTTACTGCGGACTGGGGGACATGGCCCTAACCTCAATTTCCAGCCAGAGCAGAAACCACACCATGGGAATATTATACGGGCAGAAGATAAGCATAGATGAAAAATCTTCCAGCATTCTATTTGAAGGTAAAAAATCAGTGTTGGCTGTAAAGGAGATTTGCAAAAAAAACAACATAAATATGGACATAATAGTATTTGTCAATGCCGTTCTAAATCATCAAAAATCACCAGAAATAGCTTTTATAGAACTTTGGAGGAAAATGGTATAA
- a CDS encoding glycosyltransferase yields the protein MKILVVQESDWLQRNPHQQHHLMERMSLRGHEIRVIDYEINWKTNKNPGLIAKRTVFKGVHKIHDQASVDVVRPSFLKVTVLNYLSWVWTNYHEINRQIHEFQPDVIVAFGLLNAHVASRAAKKHKIPFVYYLIDVLYNLIPEKTLQSFGKKVKKSTIKNSDMVITINKTLAEFAISIGADKEKTMVIDAGIDLDNFNPETVDGSCIREQYGVGDDELLLFFMGWIYHFSGVKEVARQLGKGSCKNMKLMVVGDGDAYDDLVDIQKKYGMENQLILTGKQPYDRIPEFIASSDVCILPAYPDEIIMKDIVPIKFYEYMAMEKPVITTKLNGVIAEFGDDKGILYVDRPEDVVDLSSRIDTKELGVKALQFVKGNDWNKITDTFEETLKKLIEKS from the coding sequence ATGAAAATACTAGTTGTCCAGGAGTCGGACTGGCTGCAGAGAAACCCCCATCAACAGCACCACCTCATGGAACGCATGTCTTTAAGGGGTCATGAAATCCGAGTAATTGATTACGAGATTAACTGGAAAACCAACAAAAACCCTGGTTTAATCGCTAAAAGAACCGTCTTTAAGGGTGTTCATAAAATCCATGACCAAGCCAGTGTTGACGTTGTAAGACCCTCCTTTCTCAAGGTAACGGTTTTAAACTATTTATCATGGGTATGGACCAACTATCATGAGATCAACCGGCAGATCCATGAATTCCAACCCGATGTTATAGTGGCCTTTGGATTACTCAATGCCCACGTAGCATCCAGAGCAGCCAAAAAACATAAAATACCCTTTGTTTATTACCTCATCGATGTTCTCTACAACCTGATACCTGAAAAAACACTCCAATCCTTTGGAAAAAAGGTTAAAAAATCCACCATTAAAAATTCAGACATGGTCATAACCATTAACAAAACCCTGGCAGAATTTGCTATCAGTATAGGGGCGGATAAAGAAAAAACTATGGTCATAGATGCGGGTATTGATCTTGATAACTTCAACCCAGAAACAGTTGATGGTTCCTGTATCCGTGAACAATACGGAGTAGGGGATGATGAACTCTTACTATTTTTCATGGGCTGGATCTACCACTTTTCAGGTGTTAAGGAAGTGGCCAGGCAGCTGGGAAAGGGATCCTGTAAAAATATGAAATTGATGGTGGTAGGGGATGGAGATGCCTACGATGACCTGGTTGACATCCAAAAAAAATATGGGATGGAAAACCAACTCATACTAACCGGTAAACAGCCTTATGATAGGATACCTGAATTCATAGCATCATCTGATGTGTGCATCCTCCCGGCCTATCCTGATGAGATCATAATGAAGGACATAGTTCCCATAAAGTTCTATGAGTACATGGCCATGGAAAAACCAGTTATAACCACCAAACTTAATGGTGTTATAGCTGAGTTTGGTGATGATAAAGGAATATTATACGTTGACAGGCCAGAAGATGTTGTTGACTTATCTTCCAGGATTGATACAAAAGAACTGGGCGTAAAAGCACTTCAGTTTGTGAAGGGCAATGATTGGAATAAAATTACTGATACCTTTGAGGAAACATTAAAAAAACTCATAGAAAAATCATAG
- a CDS encoding NAD-dependent epimerase/dehydratase family protein, producing MDYSNYNNKTVLVTGGAGCVGSNLTRKLSNHAEKVIILDNLDSAYEWNIPEIENIHFVKGDILDDEMLKRVFKEKPDYIFHLAAHFANQNSVDNPELDLMVNGMGILKVLEYAHLVGVERFVYSSSGCGVYGLDSKMPFEEPDISISLHTPYQVTKLIGELYTNYFHNLYDLPIVNARFFNVFGPGEVPGKYRNVIPNFMYWSMTNQALPITGDGSETRDWTYVDDIVNGLMTMGIAEKAIGEAINLGSGSETRVIDMANMVNELTGNMEGIAYAARRNWDAKTRLLSSIQKAEKILDYNPQTTFKDGLKKTHSWFVENWENIQNSAEF from the coding sequence GTGGATTACTCAAATTATAACAACAAAACAGTTTTAGTAACTGGCGGTGCCGGGTGCGTGGGAAGCAATCTCACCCGAAAGTTATCCAATCATGCTGAAAAGGTAATTATATTAGACAACCTGGACTCTGCTTACGAGTGGAACATTCCAGAAATTGAAAACATACACTTTGTTAAAGGTGACATCCTGGATGACGAGATGCTTAAACGGGTTTTCAAGGAAAAACCAGACTACATTTTTCACCTGGCAGCTCACTTCGCCAACCAGAACAGTGTGGACAACCCGGAACTGGACCTGATGGTCAATGGAATGGGAATATTAAAGGTTCTGGAGTACGCCCATCTGGTGGGAGTGGAAAGATTCGTATACTCCTCATCAGGATGCGGGGTCTACGGCCTGGATTCAAAAATGCCATTTGAAGAACCCGATATCTCCATAAGTCTCCATACACCTTACCAGGTAACTAAACTCATAGGTGAACTCTACACCAACTACTTCCACAATCTTTACGACCTGCCCATTGTCAATGCACGATTTTTCAACGTATTTGGCCCGGGAGAGGTCCCAGGTAAATACCGGAATGTGATCCCCAACTTCATGTACTGGTCAATGACCAACCAGGCACTACCCATAACTGGTGATGGCTCAGAAACCAGGGACTGGACCTACGTGGATGACATAGTAAACGGCCTCATGACCATGGGAATCGCCGAAAAAGCCATAGGGGAAGCCATAAACCTCGGATCCGGATCCGAAACACGAGTTATTGATATGGCCAACATGGTGAACGAGTTAACCGGTAACATGGAAGGGATAGCCTACGCAGCCCGCAGGAACTGGGATGCCAAAACCCGACTACTTTCCTCCATCCAAAAAGCCGAAAAAATCCTGGACTACAATCCACAGACAACCTTCAAGGACGGATTAAAGAAAACACACTCCTGGTTCGTGGAAAACTGGGAAAATATCCAAAACAGTGCCGAATTTTGA
- a CDS encoding NAD(P)-dependent oxidoreductase: MGTNLVNELEGRGHEVFAADLLHNNRDNYQRCDVRNYRQLERLFEEHEDKFDYVYHLAAEYGRWNGEAYYENLWQTNVIGSKHMIRLQEKLGFRMIFFSSAEVYGDYTGKMSEDVMVKNPIKDTYQMNDYAITKWAGELMCMNSATMFGTETVRVRPVNCYGPHEEYSPYKGFIPIFIYKALHNQPYTVYKGHKRIIDYVGDTAFTFANIVDNFIPGEVYNVGGRTEWEKDIKEYSDLVLEAVGKDDSLVTYEQAEEFTTQVKTIDFSKAIKDLKHTPKVDPAEGIKKTVEWMKWFYRVK; this comes from the coding sequence ATAGGCACCAACCTGGTCAATGAACTGGAAGGACGTGGACATGAAGTATTTGCCGCTGATCTCCTGCACAATAACCGGGACAACTACCAGCGCTGCGATGTGCGTAACTACCGACAGTTAGAAAGACTCTTTGAAGAACATGAGGACAAATTTGACTACGTCTACCACCTGGCAGCCGAGTACGGTCGATGGAACGGAGAAGCCTACTATGAGAATCTCTGGCAAACCAATGTTATCGGAAGCAAACACATGATCCGCCTGCAGGAGAAACTGGGCTTCAGGATGATATTCTTCTCATCAGCAGAAGTCTACGGTGACTACACCGGGAAAATGAGTGAAGATGTGATGGTCAAAAATCCCATCAAGGACACCTACCAGATGAATGATTACGCCATAACCAAATGGGCAGGTGAGCTGATGTGCATGAACTCAGCCACCATGTTCGGCACCGAAACCGTACGAGTCCGCCCAGTCAACTGTTACGGACCACATGAAGAATATTCCCCCTACAAAGGATTCATACCAATCTTCATCTACAAAGCCCTCCACAACCAGCCATACACTGTGTACAAGGGCCATAAACGCATCATCGACTATGTTGGTGATACCGCATTCACCTTTGCCAATATAGTGGATAACTTCATCCCTGGTGAAGTGTACAATGTGGGTGGTCGCACAGAATGGGAAAAAGACATAAAAGAATATTCTGATCTGGTGCTGGAAGCTGTGGGTAAGGATGACTCTCTGGTAACTTATGAACAAGCAGAGGAATTCACCACCCAGGTTAAGACCATTGACTTTTCCAAAGCAATAAAGGACTTGAAACATACCCCCAAAGTAGATCCAGCAGAAGGAATCAAAAAAACCGTAGAATGGATGAAATGGTTTTACAGAGTTAAATAA